In Lineus longissimus chromosome 13, tnLinLong1.2, whole genome shotgun sequence, one genomic interval encodes:
- the LOC135498266 gene encoding zinc finger E-box-binding homeobox 1-like isoform X2: MESLCCSPLISNTLFIPQPRYHYSIMKRVEEENLSLAKRDEGQLFKERMNGFHDDNVGNSGHHSNSGSMNGDLDTKAEGETSMDTDEKALEKDVDVVMEENKESDACELKSDERLPSPSLSEEDKIKEFMSRSDTAVIFPEPVSDQEDVEPSDQMDHDNANDDSFLLKCHHCDKVFPRLYILQDHMRTFHGNAIDRNTCPKCNEKFTNKVLLDKHMALHSITSQSCKVCHKTFANIYRLQRHMISHDESSDLRKFKCPECGKAFKFKHHLKEHVRIHSGEKPFQCSHCLKRFSHSGSYSSHMTSKKCWPWAKNIVNRRLGGKETSPQKLEQDLDHHPVSFANQYANFPRPFISQCPPLPPHFAPLLSGMQPFLPYGPFPSHLLAPMMHGLPSPIPCLPPNFGKIHPFMNDFEKTKEKMGFEKHSVQSLLGLKERDLDHEEKIKEIKDEDDGSQSDTGKEDLDDIDGNAQKSRRNSVDAHSVVNEEKKDRGLEVEDVSDARDSGNDLDSVKRILEIVERTVTKQKEHQTKDEKREISKLNGVSLSNGEGENVLSQDSGNDSEDTKLAECICSYCDEKFDSAVKLHQHERYLCTKNSSILEMKNNWLKAEPTRKGESIGSKLDLEEEEGKGQNFDLMCRFCDIVFKSAVDLHQHERYLCKNNTDIPVSKEKMADEKEERENVVNDDGQRNSSDEDDSENEEKDGGEKIKCRVRSLISEEQLRVLKSMYEINPRPRKYELIRIGNEIGFPKRVVQVWFQNMRARDRKRGKEVPYFPNMARSRRPEDMASPESLDFAQKSSPFIPMIPQHFNGAQSASSLVIPQIPPPPHAHSFNPVFMNSIRPTVTPPKIPSSSQAEPLDLSVTKRSSPSPAHCSSKSPSLNGSCGLESVLNLSIKKESPSMSLSEAEHRYILKNPTMFPSMHSPLSNTESRGFIYNKTLENGLHNSIDRNGNLCSNSKLSPFDSRIPNVNSHGSQHTTDESSCDNSVDGHPLEGSLNSSPGSFSDSVFSHSTNHSFDEFGKFSREKMMRMDHREYSPDFLDGLMDEDGPGGKKRRSWKHHKVDEGEGMYACDQCEKMFSKQSSLARHKYEHSGARPFACDICSKAFKHKHHLTEHKRLHSGEKPFMCKKCGKRFSHSGSYSQHMNHRYKYCKPTNGKMDDDTESETTDIAMMV; the protein is encoded by the exons ATGGAGTCGCTGTGTTGCTCCCCGTTAATCAGTAACACGTTGTTCATACCACAGCCTAGATATCACTATTCAATCATGAAAAGAG TTGAGGAAGAAAACCTAAGCCTGGCCAAACGGGACGAAGGCCAGCTGTTTAAAGAGAGAATGAATGGTTTCCATGACGACAATGTCGGCAACAGTGGTCACCATAGCAACAGCGGTTCCATGAacggtgaccttgacaccaagGCTGAGGGTGAGACGAGCATGGACACTGACGAAAAGGCGCTGGAAAAGGATGTTGATGTTGTGATGGAGgagaataaagaatcagatg CTTGCGAGCTAAAGTCTGATGAGCGCTTGCCGTCGCCGAGTCTGAGCGAGGAGGACAAGATTAAGGAGTTCATGAGTCGCAGTGACACAGCCGTCATCTTCCCAGAGCCCGTCAGTGATCAGGAGGATGTCGAACCGAGCGATCAGATGGACCATG ATAATGCAAATGACGATAGCTTCCTGTTGAAGTGTCATCACTGTGATAAAGTCTTCCCTCGTCTCTACATCCTCCAAGATCACATGCGCACATTCCATGGGAACGCAATCGATCGAAACACGTGTCCAAAGTGCAACGAGAAATTCACCAACAAAGTCTTATTGGACAAACACATGGCGCTACACTCGATCACGTCACAATCGTGCAAAGTCTGCCATAAAACGTTTGCGAATATCTACCGATTACAACGTCACATGATCAGTCACGATGAGAGTTCCGACCTTCGTAAATTCAAATGTCCGGAATGCGGAAAggcattcaaattcaaacatCATTTGAAAGAGCACGTCCGGATTCACTCGGGTGAAAAGCCGTTCCAATGTTCGCATTGTTTGAAGCGGTTCAGTCATTCAGGCTCATATTCATCTCATATGACGTCCAAGAAGTGCTGGCCGTGGGCGAAGAACATAGTGAATCGACGTCTCGGCGGGAAAGAGACAAGTCCGCAGAAATTAGAACAGGATTTGGACCATCACCCAGTGTCCTTTGCAAATCAATATGCAAATTTCCCGCGGCCCTTCATATCACAGTGTCCACCGTTACCACCCCATTTTGCTCCGCTGTTGAGCGGTATGCAGCCTTTCTTACCGTATGGCCCGTTCCCAAGTCACCTGTTAGCTCCCATGATGCACGGTTTGCCGAGTCCGATTCCCTGCCTGCCGCCAAATTTTGGCAAGATCCATCCGTTTATGAATGATTTTGAGAAGACAAAGGAGAAGATGGGATTTGAGAAGCATAGCGTGCAGTCGCTACTTGGGTTGAAGGAGAGGGACCTGGATCATGAGGAGAAGATCAAAGAGATCAAGGATGAGGATGATGGGAGCCAATCAGATACCGGCAAAGAAGACCTGGATGACATAGATGGCAATGCGCAGAAGTCGAGACGGAATTCTGTCGATGCTCACAGTGTTgtgaatgaagagaaaaaagatCGCGGATTAGAAGTCGAGGATGTGTCAGATGCAAGGGATTCTGGGAATGATTTAGACTCAGTTAAGCGAATTCTTGAGATTGTTGAAAGGACGGTCACAAAACAGAAGGAACATCAAACGAAAGATGAGAAGCGCGAAATCAGTAAATTGAACGGTGTTTCACTCTCAAATGGTGAAGGTGAGAATGTGTTAAGTCAGGACTCAGGCAACGACAGTGAGGACACGAAACTTGCTGAGTGTATCTGTAGTTACTGTGATGAAAAATTTGACAGCGCGGTCAAACTACATCAGCATGAACGCTACTTGTGCACAAAAAATAGCAgtattttagaaatgaaaaACAATTGGTTGAAAGCAGAACCAACGAGAAAGGGGGAGTCTATAGGCAGCAAACTTGACCTTGAGGAAGAGGAGGGGAAGGGGCAGAACTTTGACTTGATGTGCCGGTTTTGTGACATCGTATTCAAGAGTGCAGTTGACCTGCACCAGCATGAGCGGTATCTGTGTAAAAATAACACTGACATTCCTGTAAGTAAAGAGAAAATGGCTGACGAAAAGGAGGAGCGCGAGAATGTTGTCAATGACGATGGACAACGAAATAGCTCAGATGAGGATGATTCTGAAAATGAGGAAAAAGATGGCGGTGAGAAAATCAAATGTCGTGTTCGATCGCTGATCAGCGAGGAACAGTTACGGGTTTTGAAGTCTATGTACGAAATCAATCCTCGGCCACGCAAGTATGAACTGATTCGTATCGGTAATGAAATTGGCTTCCCAAAACGTGTTGTACAAGTATGGTTCCAGAACATGCGAGCACGCGACAGAAAGCGCGGCAAGGAGGTTCCGTACTTTCCAAATATGGCACGTTCCCGTCGGCCCGAGGACATGGCCTCGCCTGAGAGCTTAGACTTTGCGCAAAAATCATCGCCATTCATTCCCATGATCCCGCAGCATTTCAACGGTGCTCAGTCAGCGAGTTCGCTTGTCATTCCGCAGATCCCACCTCCTCCTCATGCACATAGCTTTAACCCCGTATTCATGAACTCGATCAGACCGACCGTCACGCCACCAAAGATCCCATCATCGTCACAGGCTGAACCATTAGACTTGTCCGTCACGAAGCGTTCATCGCCGTCACCGGCACATTGCAGCAGCAAGTCACCCTCTCTCAACGGGAGCTGTGGTTTGGAGAGCGTTCTCAACTTGAGCATCAAGAAAGAGTCGCCTTCGATGTCGCTCAGTGAAGCAGAACATCGATACATTCTCAAAAACCCCACAATGTTTCCCTCGATGCATTCACCTTTGTCGAACACGGAAAGTCGTGGTTTCATCTACAATAAGACTCTAGAAAACGGACTTCATAATTCCATCGACAGGAACGGAAACCTGTGCTCGAACTCTAAACTGTCACCATTCGATTCACGCATTCCTAATGTCAACAGTCACGGCAGCCAACACACCACGGATGAGTCCAGTTGTGATAATAGTGTCGATGGTCACCCACTAGAGGGCAGCTTGAACTCATCTCCCGGGAGCTTCTCCGATTCTGTCTTCAGTCATTCCACGAATCATTCCTTTGATGAATTTGGCAAGTTTTCAAGAGAGAAAATGATGAGAATG GACCACCGAGAGTACTCGCCAGACTTCCTCGATGGTCTGATGGATGAGGATGGCCCCGGAGGCAAGAAGCGCCGATCGTGGAAACATCATAAGGTCGACGAAGGGGAAGGCATGTACGCATGTGACCAGTGTGAGAAGATGTTTAGTAAGCAGAGTTCGCTCGCTAGACACAAGTACGAACATTCCG GAGCTCGGCCGTTCGCCTGTGACATCTGCAGCAAGGCCTTCAAACACAAACACCACCTGACCGAACACAAACGACTCCATTCCGGTGAGAAACCATTCATGTGCAAGAAATGTGGAAAACGTTTCAGCCATTCCGGGTCGTACAGCCAGCACATGAACCACAGATACAAGTATTGTAAGCCGACAAACGGGAAAATGGATGACGACACTGAGTCTGAAACCACTGATATAGCTATGATGGTATAG
- the LOC135498266 gene encoding zinc finger E-box-binding homeobox 1-like isoform X1, translating into MEPQAKFGRRKQSNPQRKKGELKKKSTENKDKTVEEENLSLAKRDEGQLFKERMNGFHDDNVGNSGHHSNSGSMNGDLDTKAEGETSMDTDEKALEKDVDVVMEENKESDACELKSDERLPSPSLSEEDKIKEFMSRSDTAVIFPEPVSDQEDVEPSDQMDHDNANDDSFLLKCHHCDKVFPRLYILQDHMRTFHGNAIDRNTCPKCNEKFTNKVLLDKHMALHSITSQSCKVCHKTFANIYRLQRHMISHDESSDLRKFKCPECGKAFKFKHHLKEHVRIHSGEKPFQCSHCLKRFSHSGSYSSHMTSKKCWPWAKNIVNRRLGGKETSPQKLEQDLDHHPVSFANQYANFPRPFISQCPPLPPHFAPLLSGMQPFLPYGPFPSHLLAPMMHGLPSPIPCLPPNFGKIHPFMNDFEKTKEKMGFEKHSVQSLLGLKERDLDHEEKIKEIKDEDDGSQSDTGKEDLDDIDGNAQKSRRNSVDAHSVVNEEKKDRGLEVEDVSDARDSGNDLDSVKRILEIVERTVTKQKEHQTKDEKREISKLNGVSLSNGEGENVLSQDSGNDSEDTKLAECICSYCDEKFDSAVKLHQHERYLCTKNSSILEMKNNWLKAEPTRKGESIGSKLDLEEEEGKGQNFDLMCRFCDIVFKSAVDLHQHERYLCKNNTDIPVSKEKMADEKEERENVVNDDGQRNSSDEDDSENEEKDGGEKIKCRVRSLISEEQLRVLKSMYEINPRPRKYELIRIGNEIGFPKRVVQVWFQNMRARDRKRGKEVPYFPNMARSRRPEDMASPESLDFAQKSSPFIPMIPQHFNGAQSASSLVIPQIPPPPHAHSFNPVFMNSIRPTVTPPKIPSSSQAEPLDLSVTKRSSPSPAHCSSKSPSLNGSCGLESVLNLSIKKESPSMSLSEAEHRYILKNPTMFPSMHSPLSNTESRGFIYNKTLENGLHNSIDRNGNLCSNSKLSPFDSRIPNVNSHGSQHTTDESSCDNSVDGHPLEGSLNSSPGSFSDSVFSHSTNHSFDEFGKFSREKMMRMDHREYSPDFLDGLMDEDGPGGKKRRSWKHHKVDEGEGMYACDQCEKMFSKQSSLARHKYEHSGARPFACDICSKAFKHKHHLTEHKRLHSGEKPFMCKKCGKRFSHSGSYSQHMNHRYKYCKPTNGKMDDDTESETTDIAMMV; encoded by the exons TTGAGGAAGAAAACCTAAGCCTGGCCAAACGGGACGAAGGCCAGCTGTTTAAAGAGAGAATGAATGGTTTCCATGACGACAATGTCGGCAACAGTGGTCACCATAGCAACAGCGGTTCCATGAacggtgaccttgacaccaagGCTGAGGGTGAGACGAGCATGGACACTGACGAAAAGGCGCTGGAAAAGGATGTTGATGTTGTGATGGAGgagaataaagaatcagatg CTTGCGAGCTAAAGTCTGATGAGCGCTTGCCGTCGCCGAGTCTGAGCGAGGAGGACAAGATTAAGGAGTTCATGAGTCGCAGTGACACAGCCGTCATCTTCCCAGAGCCCGTCAGTGATCAGGAGGATGTCGAACCGAGCGATCAGATGGACCATG ATAATGCAAATGACGATAGCTTCCTGTTGAAGTGTCATCACTGTGATAAAGTCTTCCCTCGTCTCTACATCCTCCAAGATCACATGCGCACATTCCATGGGAACGCAATCGATCGAAACACGTGTCCAAAGTGCAACGAGAAATTCACCAACAAAGTCTTATTGGACAAACACATGGCGCTACACTCGATCACGTCACAATCGTGCAAAGTCTGCCATAAAACGTTTGCGAATATCTACCGATTACAACGTCACATGATCAGTCACGATGAGAGTTCCGACCTTCGTAAATTCAAATGTCCGGAATGCGGAAAggcattcaaattcaaacatCATTTGAAAGAGCACGTCCGGATTCACTCGGGTGAAAAGCCGTTCCAATGTTCGCATTGTTTGAAGCGGTTCAGTCATTCAGGCTCATATTCATCTCATATGACGTCCAAGAAGTGCTGGCCGTGGGCGAAGAACATAGTGAATCGACGTCTCGGCGGGAAAGAGACAAGTCCGCAGAAATTAGAACAGGATTTGGACCATCACCCAGTGTCCTTTGCAAATCAATATGCAAATTTCCCGCGGCCCTTCATATCACAGTGTCCACCGTTACCACCCCATTTTGCTCCGCTGTTGAGCGGTATGCAGCCTTTCTTACCGTATGGCCCGTTCCCAAGTCACCTGTTAGCTCCCATGATGCACGGTTTGCCGAGTCCGATTCCCTGCCTGCCGCCAAATTTTGGCAAGATCCATCCGTTTATGAATGATTTTGAGAAGACAAAGGAGAAGATGGGATTTGAGAAGCATAGCGTGCAGTCGCTACTTGGGTTGAAGGAGAGGGACCTGGATCATGAGGAGAAGATCAAAGAGATCAAGGATGAGGATGATGGGAGCCAATCAGATACCGGCAAAGAAGACCTGGATGACATAGATGGCAATGCGCAGAAGTCGAGACGGAATTCTGTCGATGCTCACAGTGTTgtgaatgaagagaaaaaagatCGCGGATTAGAAGTCGAGGATGTGTCAGATGCAAGGGATTCTGGGAATGATTTAGACTCAGTTAAGCGAATTCTTGAGATTGTTGAAAGGACGGTCACAAAACAGAAGGAACATCAAACGAAAGATGAGAAGCGCGAAATCAGTAAATTGAACGGTGTTTCACTCTCAAATGGTGAAGGTGAGAATGTGTTAAGTCAGGACTCAGGCAACGACAGTGAGGACACGAAACTTGCTGAGTGTATCTGTAGTTACTGTGATGAAAAATTTGACAGCGCGGTCAAACTACATCAGCATGAACGCTACTTGTGCACAAAAAATAGCAgtattttagaaatgaaaaACAATTGGTTGAAAGCAGAACCAACGAGAAAGGGGGAGTCTATAGGCAGCAAACTTGACCTTGAGGAAGAGGAGGGGAAGGGGCAGAACTTTGACTTGATGTGCCGGTTTTGTGACATCGTATTCAAGAGTGCAGTTGACCTGCACCAGCATGAGCGGTATCTGTGTAAAAATAACACTGACATTCCTGTAAGTAAAGAGAAAATGGCTGACGAAAAGGAGGAGCGCGAGAATGTTGTCAATGACGATGGACAACGAAATAGCTCAGATGAGGATGATTCTGAAAATGAGGAAAAAGATGGCGGTGAGAAAATCAAATGTCGTGTTCGATCGCTGATCAGCGAGGAACAGTTACGGGTTTTGAAGTCTATGTACGAAATCAATCCTCGGCCACGCAAGTATGAACTGATTCGTATCGGTAATGAAATTGGCTTCCCAAAACGTGTTGTACAAGTATGGTTCCAGAACATGCGAGCACGCGACAGAAAGCGCGGCAAGGAGGTTCCGTACTTTCCAAATATGGCACGTTCCCGTCGGCCCGAGGACATGGCCTCGCCTGAGAGCTTAGACTTTGCGCAAAAATCATCGCCATTCATTCCCATGATCCCGCAGCATTTCAACGGTGCTCAGTCAGCGAGTTCGCTTGTCATTCCGCAGATCCCACCTCCTCCTCATGCACATAGCTTTAACCCCGTATTCATGAACTCGATCAGACCGACCGTCACGCCACCAAAGATCCCATCATCGTCACAGGCTGAACCATTAGACTTGTCCGTCACGAAGCGTTCATCGCCGTCACCGGCACATTGCAGCAGCAAGTCACCCTCTCTCAACGGGAGCTGTGGTTTGGAGAGCGTTCTCAACTTGAGCATCAAGAAAGAGTCGCCTTCGATGTCGCTCAGTGAAGCAGAACATCGATACATTCTCAAAAACCCCACAATGTTTCCCTCGATGCATTCACCTTTGTCGAACACGGAAAGTCGTGGTTTCATCTACAATAAGACTCTAGAAAACGGACTTCATAATTCCATCGACAGGAACGGAAACCTGTGCTCGAACTCTAAACTGTCACCATTCGATTCACGCATTCCTAATGTCAACAGTCACGGCAGCCAACACACCACGGATGAGTCCAGTTGTGATAATAGTGTCGATGGTCACCCACTAGAGGGCAGCTTGAACTCATCTCCCGGGAGCTTCTCCGATTCTGTCTTCAGTCATTCCACGAATCATTCCTTTGATGAATTTGGCAAGTTTTCAAGAGAGAAAATGATGAGAATG GACCACCGAGAGTACTCGCCAGACTTCCTCGATGGTCTGATGGATGAGGATGGCCCCGGAGGCAAGAAGCGCCGATCGTGGAAACATCATAAGGTCGACGAAGGGGAAGGCATGTACGCATGTGACCAGTGTGAGAAGATGTTTAGTAAGCAGAGTTCGCTCGCTAGACACAAGTACGAACATTCCG GAGCTCGGCCGTTCGCCTGTGACATCTGCAGCAAGGCCTTCAAACACAAACACCACCTGACCGAACACAAACGACTCCATTCCGGTGAGAAACCATTCATGTGCAAGAAATGTGGAAAACGTTTCAGCCATTCCGGGTCGTACAGCCAGCACATGAACCACAGATACAAGTATTGTAAGCCGACAAACGGGAAAATGGATGACGACACTGAGTCTGAAACCACTGATATAGCTATGATGGTATAG
- the LOC135498293 gene encoding galanin receptor 2b-like has protein sequence MNPTFYELGITPLPTSATPTSYPALEIVYTILTKWAPYPIFTIGFFGNTLSLLITTKQENRHITTCVYMTALAVIDNMFLALWILSSSLTYHGLGDSIQDRHTFHRTLWYLFYTTVQVSRLILAAMTVDRAYAVMFPLAARSICTVSKTIKVILFMTLIPTLVNISMFFTFDVLFIGTPDETGLLHFPQMPWVEVFFGTWTLLIAVVIPFIIILISNIIIIYGVRRAATNRSKMADGTGNNAKENHLTKMLILISVAYVILCLPYGISEVVLKRPEVAATYDLSSTYWRLRLLVVTFALSQISALNHVVNFYLYILGGGKHYRDDVKQVFKSCCGTKA, from the exons ATGAACCCCACATTCTATGAGTTGGGGATTACTCCTCTTCCTACCAGTGCGACACCCACATCGTACCCAGCACTTGAAATAGTTTACACCATCTTGACGAAGTGGGCGCCCTATCCAATATTCACAATCGGGTTTTTCGGAAATACTCTCTCCCTGCTTATAACCACTAAACAGGAGAATCGGCACATTACGACTTGTGTTTACATGACGGCACTGGCTGTCATTGACAATATGTTCCTTGCCCTTTGGATCCTTTCTTCTAGCCTAACCTACCACGGGCTTGGTGACAGTATTCAAGACAGACACACCTTTCACAG aacaCTATGGTACCTCTTCTACACGACCGTACAGGTTTCCCGCCTCATACTGGCCGCCATGACGGTTGACCGCGCATACGCTGTCATGTTTCCATTGGCTGCAAGGTCCATTTGTACTGTATCAAAAACAATAAAAGTCATCCTGTTCATGACATTAATCCCAACTTTAGTTAACATCAGCATGTTCTTTACCTTTGATGTCTTATTCATTGGAACGCCAGACGAAACCGGCCTCCTACATTTCCCTCAAATGCCATGGGTGGAAGTTTTCTTTGGAACGTGGACTTTACTTATAGCCGTGGTGATACCTTTCATAAtaattttgatatcaaacatcATAATCATATATGGTGTCAGGCGCGCGGCCACCAATCGGAGCAAGATGGCTGACGGAACGGGTAATAACGCAAAAGAGAATCATTTGACAAAAATGCTGATACTAATATCAGTAGCTTACGTTATTCTGTGTTTGCCATATGGGATTAGTGAAGTCGTGTTAAAGCGTCCAGAAGTCGCAGCTACATACGACCTCAGCTCCACCTATTGGCGACTGAGGTTATTAGTCGTCACATTTGCCCTCTCCCAAATATCGGCTTTGAATCACGTTGTGAACTTTTATCTTTATATTCTCGGCGGCGGTAAACACTATCGAGATGATGTCAAACAAGTGTTCAAGTCATGTTGTGGGACGAAGGCATAG